In one Mycobacterium sp. NBC_00419 genomic region, the following are encoded:
- a CDS encoding Crp/Fnr family transcriptional regulator, producing the protein MVEDLHEAIASAPMFGGLDEAHVDFLAGQSRSIHLPSGQVLFRRGTPSTGFYLVRDGRMQLSVSNSEGVVKVVEILSPGSAFGHAVMFLREPYPVDATALADTTLIFVPVEAVDRLLGGDPAMARIMLASMAKRLQSKVQDIAMLSLQSATQRIIAYILGAVAGPGGRASSVELPALKQVLASRLGMTPETFSRAMRTLSSEGLIQVDGSTVQIPDVGALDGYARSQSVL; encoded by the coding sequence ATGGTTGAGGACCTGCACGAGGCGATCGCGTCGGCGCCGATGTTCGGCGGCCTCGACGAGGCGCACGTGGACTTCCTGGCGGGGCAGAGCCGGTCGATCCACCTGCCATCGGGACAGGTGTTGTTCCGTCGGGGCACCCCCTCGACTGGGTTCTACCTGGTGCGCGACGGCCGGATGCAACTCTCGGTATCGAACTCCGAGGGTGTCGTGAAGGTTGTGGAGATCCTCTCTCCGGGAAGTGCTTTCGGCCACGCAGTTATGTTTCTGCGTGAGCCGTACCCGGTGGATGCCACCGCACTGGCCGACACCACGCTGATCTTCGTGCCTGTCGAGGCGGTCGACCGGCTCCTCGGCGGCGACCCGGCGATGGCACGGATCATGCTCGCCTCGATGGCCAAGCGGCTGCAGTCCAAGGTGCAGGACATCGCCATGTTGTCGTTGCAGTCGGCCACCCAGCGGATCATCGCCTACATACTCGGCGCGGTTGCCGGTCCCGGCGGCAGGGCGAGCAGTGTGGAGTTACCCGCACTCAAGCAAGTGCTGGCCTCGCGGTTGGGGATGACACCGGAGACCTTCTCCAGGGCGATGCGCACGCTGTCGTCCGAAGGCCTGATCCAGGTCGACGGATCGACGGTCCAGATTCCCGATGTCGGTGCCCTGGACGGCTACGCCCGCAGTCAGTCGGTGCTGTGA
- the hcp gene encoding hydroxylamine reductase, with protein MFCYQCEQTDRTESPDRPNLLTFGCSATKGNCGKDATTAALQDVLVYVNLGVGQYAQKARELGAPDPAFAARASFDLFTTLTNVNFNATRFMALIAEAVGVRDAAKKAYEAAARAAGVEPEILSGAVQFEPAETISGVVAQAAEVGVDADLATLGPDVLGLRNLNLYGLKGVCAYAHHAHALGYRTDDTDAGIESALAFLANDPSDADALLAHALELGSLNFAVMAMLDAANTGSFGSPVPTPVRVTPVVGKAILVSGHDLHDLARILEATEGSGINVYTHGEMLPAHGYPELHKFGHLVGNYGGAWQDQQRDFTAFPGPIVMTSNCLIEPQPAYRNRIFTIGPVGWPGVRHVDTADLSLVVKAALSLPGFTTEVPAETVTTGFGRDAVLSVADTVIQAVKDGAIKRFLLIGGCDGAAPGRNYYADVADHAPADTVLMTLGCNKYRFNTHEFGEIGGIPRLLDIGQCNDSYSAVQIALALADAFDCGVNDLPLSLFVSWFEQKAAAVLLTLLSLGIRNIRLGPTLPAFLTPAIVDILVEKFALKPIGDPAQDLADAMAGN; from the coding sequence ATGTTTTGTTACCAGTGCGAACAGACCGACCGCACCGAATCCCCCGACCGCCCCAACCTGCTGACCTTCGGGTGTTCGGCGACGAAGGGAAACTGCGGGAAGGACGCCACCACGGCCGCCCTGCAGGATGTGCTGGTCTACGTCAATCTCGGCGTCGGCCAGTATGCGCAGAAGGCGCGCGAACTCGGCGCGCCCGACCCGGCCTTCGCTGCGCGGGCCAGTTTCGACCTGTTCACCACGCTGACCAACGTCAACTTCAACGCCACCCGGTTCATGGCCCTGATCGCCGAGGCGGTCGGTGTGCGCGACGCAGCTAAGAAGGCCTATGAGGCCGCGGCGCGAGCCGCCGGTGTCGAGCCGGAGATCCTGTCCGGAGCGGTCCAATTCGAGCCTGCTGAAACGATTTCCGGCGTGGTCGCGCAGGCCGCGGAGGTCGGTGTCGACGCCGATCTGGCAACCCTGGGCCCCGATGTCCTCGGCTTGCGCAACCTGAACCTGTACGGGCTCAAAGGGGTGTGCGCCTACGCCCACCACGCGCACGCACTGGGCTATCGCACCGACGACACCGATGCCGGCATCGAATCCGCCCTGGCCTTCCTGGCCAACGACCCATCCGACGCCGACGCGCTGCTGGCGCACGCCCTGGAACTCGGGTCGCTCAACTTCGCGGTGATGGCGATGCTGGATGCGGCCAACACCGGCAGCTTCGGCAGCCCGGTGCCCACCCCGGTGCGGGTGACGCCGGTGGTCGGCAAGGCCATCCTGGTGTCGGGCCACGATCTGCACGACCTGGCCCGCATCCTCGAGGCGACCGAGGGAAGCGGCATCAACGTCTACACCCACGGTGAGATGCTGCCCGCCCACGGCTACCCCGAGCTGCACAAGTTCGGCCATCTGGTGGGCAACTACGGTGGAGCCTGGCAGGACCAGCAGCGCGACTTCACCGCGTTCCCCGGACCGATCGTGATGACGTCCAACTGCCTGATCGAGCCTCAGCCCGCCTACCGAAACCGCATCTTCACGATCGGACCGGTGGGGTGGCCCGGTGTGCGCCATGTCGACACCGCCGACCTGTCGCTGGTGGTCAAGGCCGCCCTGTCGCTGCCGGGATTCACCACCGAGGTTCCCGCCGAAACCGTCACCACGGGATTCGGCCGCGACGCGGTGCTGTCGGTGGCCGACACCGTGATCCAGGCCGTCAAAGACGGTGCGATCAAACGGTTCCTGCTCATCGGCGGTTGCGACGGCGCCGCACCGGGGCGCAACTACTACGCCGACGTCGCTGACCACGCGCCGGCCGACACCGTGCTGATGACGCTCGGCTGCAACAAGTACCGCTTCAACACCCACGAATTCGGTGAGATCGGCGGTATCCCCAGACTGCTCGACATCGGGCAGTGCAATGACAGCTACTCCGCGGTGCAGATCGCGCTGGCATTGGCCGACGCCTTCGACTGCGGTGTCAACGACCTGCCGTTGAGCCTGTTCGTGTCGTGGTTCGAACAGAAAGCCGCCGCGGTGCTGCTGACCCTGCTGTCGTTGGGTATCCGCAACATCCGGCTCGGCCCGACGTTGCCCGCGTTCCTGACCCCGGCGATCGTGGACATCCTCGTTGAGAAGTTCGCGCTCAAGCCGATCGGCGATCCCGCCCAGGATCTTGCCGATGCCATGGCGGGTAACTGA
- a CDS encoding 2Fe-2S iron-sulfur cluster binding domain-containing protein, protein MTEIAENPVDTELECYEVVLVTSEGEQSAVSCDSRTTVLAAAEASGLVLKSACQAGGCGACSAVLSDGRVEMSDHDPDVIETPESDGGILLCRSFPRTDCRIDLPYGRSQVVTAPPRRHRARIRGLDRVADAVMRLRLTLVPEADGSCSADFESGQFVRISVPGSEARRAYSPANVANWDGELEFFIRLLPGGVMSEYLTGTARVGDELTVTAADGDFTLAENGLRPRWFIAGGTGLSPLLSMLRRMAEWGDPQPARLFFGLTRPAEVFAQDELVGLAAALPEFRFDTVVWRPDPQWSGATGNPVELAAAEAGLLDEWPDVYVCGPPPMVDAAYAELTAVGIPRDQIHAERFSAVQ, encoded by the coding sequence ATGACCGAGATCGCCGAGAATCCTGTGGATACCGAACTGGAGTGCTACGAGGTTGTCCTGGTGACCAGCGAAGGCGAGCAGTCCGCGGTCTCATGTGATTCGCGGACAACGGTTCTCGCAGCTGCCGAGGCGTCCGGCCTGGTGCTCAAATCGGCATGCCAGGCCGGTGGCTGCGGGGCCTGCTCGGCGGTGTTGTCCGACGGGCGGGTCGAGATGTCCGATCACGATCCCGACGTCATCGAAACCCCCGAATCCGATGGTGGGATCCTGCTGTGCCGCAGCTTCCCGCGCACCGATTGCCGTATCGACCTGCCATATGGCCGCAGCCAGGTGGTCACCGCACCGCCGAGAAGGCACCGCGCCCGGATTCGGGGACTCGACCGGGTCGCCGACGCGGTGATGCGGCTGCGCCTGACTCTGGTTCCCGAAGCGGACGGATCCTGTTCTGCGGACTTCGAATCCGGCCAGTTCGTCCGGATCAGCGTTCCCGGTAGTGAAGCCCGACGGGCCTATTCACCGGCCAACGTCGCGAATTGGGACGGCGAACTGGAGTTCTTCATTCGGCTGCTACCGGGCGGGGTGATGTCGGAGTATCTGACGGGTACGGCCCGGGTTGGTGACGAGTTGACGGTTACCGCCGCCGACGGCGATTTCACGTTGGCCGAGAACGGGCTTCGGCCTCGGTGGTTCATCGCCGGCGGCACCGGTCTGTCACCGCTGCTGTCGATGCTGCGCCGGATGGCCGAGTGGGGTGATCCCCAGCCGGCCCGGCTGTTCTTCGGGCTCACCAGGCCCGCCGAGGTGTTCGCCCAGGACGAGCTGGTGGGGCTCGCTGCAGCGCTCCCGGAGTTCCGGTTCGACACCGTGGTGTGGCGACCCGACCCCCAATGGTCCGGGGCCACCGGCAATCCCGTGGAACTCGCCGCCGCCGAAGCCGGCCTGCTCGACGAGTGGCCCGATGTTTACGTGTGCGGGCCGCCCCCGATGGTCGACGCCGCATACGCCGAGTTGACCGCTGTCGGCATTCCGCGCGACCAGATCCACGCCGAGCGATTCTCGGCGGTGCAGTAA
- the bluB gene encoding 5,6-dimethylbenzimidazole synthase, which translates to MTDHAFAPEQRRAVYRVIAERRDMRRFVPGSTVDDEVLARLLAAAHAAPSVGLMQPWRFIRVTDDAVRRSIHALVDSERRLTATALGERSDEFLALKVEGILDCAELLVVALGEGRDAHVFGRRTMPHMDLASVSCAIQNLWLAARAEGLGMGWVSLFDPRRLAQLLGMPDDAEPVAILCLGPVPDFPDRPALELDQWAFGRPLAEFVSENGWD; encoded by the coding sequence GTGACCGACCACGCATTCGCCCCTGAGCAGCGACGCGCGGTTTATCGGGTGATCGCCGAGCGCCGCGACATGCGGCGTTTCGTTCCCGGGTCGACGGTCGACGACGAGGTGCTGGCCCGGCTGCTGGCCGCCGCGCACGCCGCCCCCAGCGTGGGCCTGATGCAGCCGTGGCGGTTCATCCGGGTCACCGACGACGCGGTGCGCCGCAGCATCCACGCCCTGGTCGACTCCGAACGCCGGCTGACGGCGACCGCGCTGGGCGAGCGGTCCGATGAGTTTCTGGCGCTGAAGGTCGAGGGCATCCTCGACTGCGCCGAACTGTTGGTCGTCGCACTCGGCGAGGGCCGCGACGCGCACGTCTTCGGGCGGCGCACCATGCCGCACATGGACCTGGCCTCGGTGTCGTGCGCCATCCAGAATCTGTGGCTGGCGGCGCGCGCCGAAGGGCTCGGCATGGGCTGGGTGTCGCTGTTCGACCCGCGCCGCCTGGCGCAGCTGCTGGGCATGCCGGATGACGCCGAACCGGTGGCGATCCTGTGCCTGGGACCGGTGCCGGATTTCCCGGACCGGCCCGCGCTAGAACTCGACCAGTGGGCGTTCGGGCGGCCCCTGGCCGAGTTCGTCAGCGAAAACGGTTGGGACTGA
- a CDS encoding alpha/beta fold hydrolase, with protein sequence MSASPVAVRGPQLPPSRIVKVRAADGTRLHTEVFGPEDGYPIVLAHGITCALRVWHEQINDLSRDYRVIAYDHRGHGRSGLPHRSAYSLGHLAGDLDAVLAATLRPGERAVIAGHSMGGIAISSWSDRHRESVVERADAVALINTTTGDLLEEINLLRVPALLAGGRSVAARRMIQTFGGAPLLRGAQPGSRWFVTLMAVGAEADPSIAEFIHDLFATTPPGGRGAWARVLVDEMGPRHIDLSGLTVPTLVIGSTNDRLLPMCQARKIAKAAPNLVELVEVPGGHCAILEHPETVNGHLRSLVQSVVAERRISS encoded by the coding sequence ATGTCCGCGTCACCAGTGGCCGTCCGCGGCCCGCAGCTGCCGCCGAGCCGGATCGTCAAGGTCCGTGCCGCCGACGGGACCCGCCTGCATACCGAGGTCTTCGGCCCGGAGGACGGCTACCCGATCGTCCTGGCCCACGGCATCACCTGCGCTCTGCGGGTCTGGCATGAGCAGATCAACGACCTCTCCCGCGACTACCGCGTCATCGCCTACGACCACCGCGGGCATGGCCGCAGCGGTCTGCCGCACCGGTCGGCGTACAGCCTCGGCCACCTCGCCGGTGACCTGGACGCCGTCCTGGCCGCCACGCTGCGGCCGGGGGAGCGCGCCGTCATTGCCGGGCACTCGATGGGCGGTATCGCCATCAGTTCCTGGTCCGATCGCCACCGCGAGAGCGTCGTCGAGCGTGCCGATGCCGTCGCGCTGATCAACACCACCACCGGTGATCTGCTCGAGGAGATCAACCTGCTGCGGGTGCCCGCTCTGCTGGCTGGGGGCCGGTCGGTGGCGGCCCGACGGATGATCCAGACCTTCGGTGGTGCGCCGCTGCTGCGCGGGGCTCAGCCCGGCAGCCGCTGGTTCGTCACGTTGATGGCCGTCGGCGCCGAGGCCGACCCGTCGATCGCCGAGTTCATCCATGATCTGTTCGCGACCACCCCGCCGGGGGGCCGCGGAGCGTGGGCGCGGGTCCTGGTCGACGAGATGGGGCCCCGCCACATCGATCTGTCCGGTCTGACGGTGCCGACCCTGGTGATCGGCTCCACCAACGACCGGCTGCTGCCGATGTGTCAGGCCCGCAAGATCGCCAAGGCCGCGCCGAATCTGGTCGAACTCGTCGAGGTGCCCGGCGGCCACTGCGCGATCCTCGAACACCCCGAGACGGTCAACGGCCATCTGCGCTCGTTGGTGCAGTCCGTGGTGGCCGAGCGGCGTATCAGTTCCTGA
- a CDS encoding flavin monoamine oxidase family protein, whose protein sequence is MGYDVVVIGAGFAGLTAARELTRTGLDVVVLEGRDRVGGRSSTTTLAGVPVDLGGTFVGPTQDAVLALAAELGCPTTPTYNTGTNVIRWRGRVRSYRGTIPRLSLVSLLDIARIQWQVDRLARGIDIATPWTARKAKELDSTSLGGWLRKVGAARSSHDLMAIMARVTWGAEPDDVSMLHAVRYIKAAGGIDRMLDVVGGAQQDHFPGGTQQIASKMAAELGDRVHLEAVVSRIEWSEDAVAVTSSAGVVEARRAIVAIPPAHRLDIDIAPAPPIDYQLMAQRWPQGALSKAYAVYPRPFWRTAGHSGQALSDEGPVFITFDVSPGDDGPGVLLGFVDSRGFDALAPEQRRDKAVKGFAGLFGVEAENPIDYLDHCWGAETFAPGGPTAAVPPGSWTQFGPLLRTPVGPLHWAGTETADEWTGFLDGAVRSGQRAAAEVTAALETLRN, encoded by the coding sequence ATGGGCTACGACGTAGTGGTGATCGGGGCGGGGTTCGCGGGCCTCACGGCAGCGCGTGAACTGACGCGCACCGGGTTGGATGTGGTGGTGCTCGAGGGCCGCGACCGGGTAGGCGGACGCTCCAGCACGACCACACTGGCCGGCGTCCCCGTCGACCTCGGCGGCACGTTCGTCGGCCCCACCCAGGATGCCGTGCTGGCGCTGGCCGCCGAACTGGGCTGCCCGACAACGCCGACCTACAACACCGGAACCAACGTGATCCGCTGGCGCGGCCGGGTGCGCTCCTACCGGGGCACCATTCCGCGGCTGTCGCTGGTGAGCCTGCTCGACATCGCCCGCATCCAGTGGCAGGTCGATCGGCTGGCCCGTGGCATCGACATCGCCACGCCGTGGACGGCGCGCAAGGCCAAGGAGCTGGACAGCACGTCGCTGGGCGGCTGGCTGCGCAAGGTCGGCGCGGCCCGCTCCTCGCACGACCTGATGGCCATCATGGCGCGCGTGACCTGGGGTGCCGAACCCGACGACGTGTCGATGCTGCACGCGGTGCGCTACATCAAGGCCGCGGGCGGCATCGACCGGATGCTCGACGTCGTCGGCGGCGCCCAGCAGGACCACTTTCCCGGCGGCACCCAGCAGATCGCGTCCAAGATGGCCGCCGAACTCGGCGACCGCGTGCACCTGGAGGCCGTGGTGTCGCGGATCGAGTGGTCCGAGGACGCCGTCGCCGTCACCTCCAGCGCCGGGGTCGTCGAGGCGCGCCGTGCCATCGTGGCCATCCCACCGGCGCACCGGCTGGACATCGACATCGCCCCGGCACCGCCGATCGACTACCAGCTGATGGCGCAGCGCTGGCCCCAGGGCGCGCTGAGCAAGGCCTACGCCGTCTACCCGCGCCCGTTCTGGCGCACCGCCGGGCACTCGGGTCAGGCGCTGTCCGACGAGGGCCCGGTGTTCATCACCTTCGACGTCAGCCCGGGCGACGACGGCCCGGGCGTCCTGCTGGGTTTCGTCGACTCACGCGGCTTCGACGCCTTGGCACCCGAGCAGCGCCGCGACAAGGCCGTCAAGGGCTTCGCCGGGCTGTTCGGGGTGGAGGCCGAGAACCCGATCGACTATCTCGATCACTGTTGGGGCGCAGAGACTTTCGCACCCGGCGGCCCGACCGCCGCGGTGCCCCCGGGCTCGTGGACCCAGTTCGGTCCGCTGCTGCGCACACCGGTCGGACCGCTGCACTGGGCGGGCACCGAGACCGCCGACGAATGGACCGGCTTCCTCGACGGCGCGGTGCGCTCGGGTCAGCGCGCCGCCGCGGAGGTCACCGCAGCACTGGAGACACTCAGGAACTGA